TGAGAGCACAATCTGCAGCAGCTTTTCTGAAGAGGTCTCCAGGTTCGTCAGCAGCCGAATCTCTTCCAGCAAGTCCCAGGAGAGGTTCTGCGCCTCGTCGATCACCACGACGCAGGTCTCTTCCATTCGGAACCGCTCAATCAGCCAGCGATTCAACTGCAACAACATTCCAGACTTCGTCCGACTGGTCGGTGCAATTCCAAAGTCCGCCAATACGAACTCCAGAAAATCCAGCACCTCCAGACGAGGATTGAAGACGAATGCCGTCGAGATACGGCGACTGTTGAACGAGGCGAGCGCCCGCTTGAGCAGTGTCGTCTTCCCTGTTCCCACTTCGCCCGTGAGTACGGTGAATCCTTTTCGTGCTGAGATTCCATACTCCAAGCAAGCCAGGGCCTCTCTCGTATGCGGCATCATGTACAGAAACCGCGGATCGGGACTGGTCCCGAAGGGGCTGCTATGAAGTTTAAAGAAGCTGTTATACATTCGATGACCCGCCCGCATTCGCTAGAGGCTTATCCGCTTGAAAGGTTTCTTTTCGTTTTAACCAGCCCCAGCGACGCCGGGCAGCCACCGGAATCTCCGGAATGGCACCAGAGAACGAGATCACCGCCAACGTCGGGAGTTTCGTAAAGGCCCAGATATCACGCTCAGAACGCATCGCCGTATCCCGGTACTCTCTCCAGGCCACGAAGAGGACTCCAAGGATGAGACCTGCCATAAACCCGGCTCCCACAAAGACGCCGCGCTTGGGGAACACAGGAGTATCCGGAAGGTTCGGTTGATCCATCACGCTGAACTGCTCACCCTGCTGACGCTTTTCGAGATCAGTGGCCATCTTGGATTGGTTCATCTTCTTCAGAAGATCGTCATAGAATGCTTGCGCTGTCTGGTAGTCACGAGTCAGGGTCTTATATTGTTCCAGCACCCCAGGGCTTGAGGAGATCCGGGCCTGATACATCCGGACCTGGCTGGAGATCACCCCTTGCTCATGCCTCTTTGACTGAATTCCCTGGTCCAGCGCACGCAACTGAGCACGCAATTGCTGCACCGCCGGAGTATCGTTGCGATTCGGCGCCGAGCTTACCGTACCGCTCGATGCCGACGCGGCAGGAGCAGGAGCAGCGGCAATCTGCGCACGCAGGTCCTTGATCTTGCGCCGTACTGCAACTACATC
This portion of the Edaphobacter sp. 4G125 genome encodes:
- a CDS encoding ExeA family protein is translated as MYNSFFKLHSSPFGTSPDPRFLYMMPHTREALACLEYGISARKGFTVLTGEVGTGKTTLLKRALASFNSRRISTAFVFNPRLEVLDFLEFVLADFGIAPTSRTKSGMLLQLNRWLIERFRMEETCVVVIDEAQNLSWDLLEEIRLLTNLETSSEKLLQIVLSGQPELEEKLRHPSVRQLRQRVALWCRTQPLTENQTHAYVAERLRLAGASWTIFTPEALSLIYRYSHGIPRLINLLCEHSLIVAYVEQVQQVGVEIVEGVAAELELETQPFLISPAGINGVYGRGGNAGADSGLMTTFDADMKGRQDR